A genomic window from Leptospiraceae bacterium includes:
- a CDS encoding MCP four helix bundle domain-containing protein, whose amino-acid sequence MLKNLRIGLRLNIGYISMILLAIAIVIYVILEFNKLSHINTLVAKDRIPKVAKANHIIDNNNLVYKNALYIYINTNKTKQKEFKEEILKLRESITTDVKYLEDSITTEEGKKLLSDLNANRARFLQVLDEFIRIIIDKEDKDAANKLLFETVQPHQLSFLNSIESLINYQTKLAENDSVQSESQVKTARNILMIISLIFLIVAFTISFLTTHSITNPLQEIVRSLNRVENEGDFSVQVNLNSKDEVGQVGDALNSLLLIFQNMLKDTETLIKAAVEGKLATRADANRYKGDFKKIVGGVNQTLDAVIIPLNVAADYVDNISRGNMPPEIIDEYKGDFNKIKKNLNSMIGNLSGFVGDIQKMQEIHDAGDIDYKAPTDKYRGFYKDMVNQVNNLAHSHITLERQIIEYVATYSRGDFSKVMDKLPGKKIFINNALDALRNNMKTLNEEIQKIYNSASVGELSFRGDTKRFDFDFYSNMVGSVNILLDSVVNPLNETIQVVNSMAAGNLNKKVNGDYKGAYLKLKDSVNATISKISEIVIELTKASKELNQNSNKLSDVAHKLSSGATEQAASVEESSASMEEITATIAQNNDNAKVTNSISAKASSKAEDGGKAVLDTLDAMKNIVKKIHIIEEIASQTNLLAVNASIEAARAGEHGLGFSVVATEVHKLAEGSKLAAKEISELAANSLTVAEEAGNLIQDIIPDIKKTADLVQEISAASEEQKAGMEQINAAMSQLSSVTQSNSEEAENLAATSEILKRQSVSLSETISYFKLQGQETSKNQGVKNA is encoded by the coding sequence ATGCTTAAAAATTTAAGGATAGGACTCAGACTAAATATAGGATACATCAGTATGATCCTATTAGCTATCGCCATTGTTATCTACGTGATTTTGGAATTTAACAAATTGAGTCATATAAATACCCTCGTAGCCAAAGACCGTATTCCTAAAGTTGCGAAAGCCAACCATATCATCGATAACAACAACCTGGTGTATAAAAATGCTTTATATATATATATAAATACTAATAAAACAAAGCAAAAGGAATTCAAGGAAGAAATATTAAAGCTCAGAGAAAGTATCACGACCGATGTAAAGTACCTTGAAGATAGCATTACTACCGAAGAAGGAAAGAAACTATTATCCGATTTGAATGCAAATAGAGCCAGATTTCTTCAAGTTCTGGATGAGTTCATTCGGATTATAATAGACAAAGAAGATAAAGATGCAGCAAACAAATTATTATTTGAAACAGTTCAACCTCATCAGCTGAGTTTTTTAAACTCCATTGAAAGTTTAATCAACTACCAAACAAAACTGGCAGAAAACGACTCGGTACAATCAGAAAGTCAGGTAAAAACAGCCAGAAATATTTTAATGATTATAAGCTTAATTTTTCTAATTGTAGCCTTTACGATTAGCTTTCTAACTACCCATTCAATTACAAATCCCCTGCAAGAAATTGTAAGATCTCTTAACCGTGTTGAAAATGAAGGTGACTTTTCAGTCCAGGTGAATCTCAACAGCAAGGATGAAGTCGGACAGGTAGGAGATGCCTTAAATTCCCTTCTTCTAATATTTCAGAATATGCTAAAAGACACAGAAACTCTTATAAAAGCTGCTGTTGAAGGAAAACTGGCTACAAGGGCCGATGCAAACAGGTATAAAGGAGACTTTAAAAAAATTGTAGGCGGTGTTAACCAGACTCTTGATGCGGTGATTATTCCTTTAAACGTAGCCGCCGACTATGTGGACAACATATCCAGAGGGAATATGCCTCCTGAAATCATTGATGAGTATAAAGGAGATTTCAATAAAATCAAAAAGAATCTGAATAGTATGATAGGAAACCTCAGTGGTTTTGTGGGAGATATTCAAAAAATGCAGGAAATCCATGATGCAGGGGATATAGACTATAAAGCTCCCACTGACAAATACCGGGGCTTCTACAAAGACATGGTGAACCAGGTTAACAATCTGGCACATTCCCATATTACTTTAGAACGGCAGATCATTGAATATGTGGCTACCTATTCGAGAGGTGACTTTTCCAAAGTCATGGATAAACTTCCCGGTAAGAAAATCTTCATCAATAATGCTCTCGATGCTCTCAGAAACAATATGAAGACTCTGAATGAAGAAATCCAAAAAATCTACAATTCTGCTTCTGTAGGTGAACTCTCCTTTAGAGGCGATACCAAACGCTTTGATTTCGATTTCTACAGCAATATGGTGGGAAGCGTCAACATTCTTCTTGACTCTGTTGTTAATCCACTCAATGAGACCATTCAGGTTGTAAACTCCATGGCTGCCGGTAATCTGAATAAAAAGGTCAATGGGGACTATAAGGGAGCTTATCTCAAACTCAAAGATTCGGTGAATGCTACCATTTCTAAAATCTCTGAAATCGTTATTGAACTTACCAAAGCGTCTAAAGAACTCAATCAGAACTCAAATAAACTCAGTGATGTGGCACATAAACTCAGTTCCGGTGCTACAGAACAGGCCGCCAGCGTGGAAGAATCTTCTGCTTCTATGGAAGAAATCACCGCTACCATCGCCCAGAATAATGATAATGCGAAAGTTACTAACTCAATTTCAGCCAAAGCATCCTCCAAGGCTGAAGATGGAGGTAAAGCTGTTCTCGACACTCTCGATGCTATGAAAAACATCGTGAAAAAAATACACATCATCGAAGAGATTGCTTCTCAAACCAATCTGCTCGCTGTCAACGCTTCTATTGAAGCCGCAAGAGCCGGTGAGCACGGACTCGGTTTCTCTGTTGTCGCTACTGAAGTTCATAAACTCGCTGAAGGCAGTAAACTTGCCGCCAAGGAAATCTCTGAACTTGCAGCTAACAGTCTTACCGTTGCAGAAGAGGCCGGTAACCTCATTCAGGACATCATCCCTGATATCAAGAAAACCGCAGATCTCGTTCAAGAAATCTCGGCTGCCTCGGAAGAACAAAAAGCAGGCATGGAACAAATTAACGCTGCCATGAGTCAGCTCAGCAGTGTTACCCAATCGAATTCCGAAGAAGCAGAAAATCTCGCCGCTACTTCAGAAATTCTCAAACGTCAATCGGTTAGTCTGAGTGAAACTATTTCCTACTTCAAGTTACAGGGACAGGAAACTTCAAAAAATCAAGGAGTAAAAAATGCTTAA
- a CDS encoding MCP four helix bundle domain-containing protein, whose protein sequence is MLKNLKIGARLNLGYLTMIVLTVLLVVYVLFKLNDLNQLINLVSKDRIPKMDRVSIMSDNLNQIARSLRNLLLFQTKKEILEEKELILKTRTKVGEDADYLKTVVKSEKGKQLLGNVLTQREKFISYLDKYMELIIEKEDKEAASKLLFGELRPVQLDLINSLADLYKFQVGLTANSATESEQMVSNSRNILIALTLTFLILAFAISFFTSKSITAPLQEVVNTLNIVENNGDFSVQVKLESKDEVGKVGDALNSLLLIFQNMLKDTETLIRAAIDGKLATRADANRYKGDFRKIVDGVNQTLDAVINPLNVAADYVDNISRGNMPPKITDNYNGDFNVIKENLNSMIGNLSGFVGDIQKMQEIHDAGDIDYKAPADKYQGFYKDMVNQVNNLAHSHITLKRQIIEYVSTYSRGDFSKVMDKLPGKKIFINNALDALRSNMKTLNEEMQKIYNSASVGELSVRGDTKRFDFDFYSNMVGSVNILLDSVVNPLNETIQVVNSMSAGNLNKKVNGDYKGAYLKLKDSVNATIVKISEIVIELTKASKELNQNSNKLSDVAHKLSSGATEQAASVEESSASMEEITATIAQNNDNAKVTNSISAKASSKAEDGGKAVLDTLDAMKNIVKKIHIIEEIASQTNLLAVNASIEAARAGEHGLGFSVVATEVRKLAEGSKLAAKEISELAANSLTVAEEAGNLIQDIIPDIKKTADLVQEISAASEEQKAGMEQINAAMSQLSSVTQSNSEEAENLAATSEILKRQSVSLSETISYFKLQGHLEDENEEENNE, encoded by the coding sequence ATGCTTAAGAATTTAAAAATCGGAGCCAGACTCAATCTGGGTTATTTAACCATGATTGTCCTTACTGTTTTATTAGTAGTTTATGTTTTGTTTAAATTAAACGACTTAAATCAACTCATAAACCTCGTATCGAAAGATAGGATTCCCAAAATGGATAGGGTAAGTATCATGTCGGATAATCTCAACCAGATAGCCAGATCTCTTCGTAACCTCCTTTTGTTCCAAACAAAAAAAGAAATATTAGAAGAAAAGGAACTTATCTTAAAAACCAGGACAAAGGTCGGAGAAGATGCTGATTACCTGAAAACGGTTGTAAAGTCAGAGAAAGGTAAACAACTTCTTGGAAATGTCTTAACCCAGAGAGAAAAGTTTATTAGCTACCTGGATAAGTACATGGAATTGATTATTGAAAAAGAAGATAAAGAAGCAGCTTCCAAACTTCTTTTTGGAGAATTACGACCTGTCCAGCTCGACTTAATCAATTCCCTGGCTGATCTTTATAAGTTCCAGGTAGGTCTCACAGCCAATAGTGCAACCGAATCAGAACAGATGGTATCGAATTCTAGAAACATTCTGATTGCTTTAACCCTGACTTTTTTAATTCTTGCTTTTGCAATTAGCTTCTTCACTTCCAAATCGATTACGGCACCCTTACAGGAAGTGGTGAATACATTAAATATAGTCGAAAACAATGGAGACTTTTCTGTCCAGGTAAAACTTGAAAGTAAGGATGAAGTTGGAAAAGTAGGAGATGCTTTAAATTCCCTTCTTTTAATATTTCAGAATATGCTAAAAGACACAGAAACCCTGATTCGTGCAGCTATCGATGGAAAACTGGCTACGAGGGCAGACGCAAACAGGTATAAAGGAGACTTCCGGAAAATCGTAGATGGAGTCAATCAGACCCTTGATGCAGTGATTAATCCTTTAAACGTAGCAGCCGACTATGTGGACAACATATCCAGGGGAAACATGCCTCCTAAGATTACCGATAATTACAATGGAGACTTTAATGTTATTAAGGAAAACCTGAATAGCATGATAGGAAACCTCAGTGGTTTTGTGGGAGATATTCAAAAAATGCAGGAAATCCACGATGCAGGAGACATTGACTACAAAGCTCCAGCTGACAAATACCAGGGCTTCTACAAAGATATGGTGAACCAGGTTAACAATCTGGCACATTCCCATATTACTTTAAAACGACAGATCATTGAATATGTTTCTACCTATTCGAGAGGTGACTTTTCCAAAGTCATGGATAAACTTCCCGGTAAGAAAATCTTCATCAATAATGCTCTCGATGCTCTCAGAAGCAATATGAAGACTCTCAATGAAGAAATGCAAAAAATCTACAATTCCGCTTCTGTAGGTGAACTCTCTGTCAGAGGAGATACCAAACGCTTCGACTTCGATTTCTACAGCAATATGGTGGGAAGTGTCAACATTCTTCTGGATTCCGTTGTCAACCCTCTCAACGAAACCATTCAGGTCGTCAACTCTATGTCTGCCGGAAACCTCAATAAAAAGGTCAACGGAGACTATAAGGGTGCTTATCTCAAACTCAAAGATTCGGTGAATGCTACCATTGTAAAAATCTCCGAAATTGTTATTGAGCTTACCAAAGCTTCCAAAGAACTCAACCAGAACTCCAATAAACTCAGCGATGTGGCTCATAAACTCAGTTCAGGGGCTACAGAACAGGCTGCCAGTGTAGAAGAATCTTCTGCTTCCATGGAAGAAATCACGGCTACTATCGCCCAGAATAATGATAATGCGAAAGTTACCAATTCCATCTCTGCCAAGGCTTCTTCTAAAGCGGAAGATGGAGGCAAGGCAGTTCTCGACACTCTCGATGCCATGAAAAACATCGTGAAGAAAATCCACATCATCGAAGAAATTGCCTCTCAAACCAATCTGCTCGCGGTTAACGCTTCTATTGAAGCTGCAAGGGCCGGAGAGCACGGACTCGGTTTCTCCGTTGTGGCTACCGAAGTTCGTAAACTCGCTGAAGGCAGTAAGCTTGCCGCCAAGGAAATCTCCGAACTCGCGGCTAACAGTCTTACCGTCGCAGAAGAAGCCGGTAATCTCATTCAGGACATCATCCCTGATATCAAGAAAACGGCAGATCTCGTTCAGGAAATCTCGGCTGCCTCGGAAGAACAAAAAGCAGGCATGGAACAAATTAACGCTGCCATGAGTCAGCTCAGCAGTGTTACCCAATCGAATTCCGAAGAAGCAGAAAATCTCGCCGCTACTTCAGAAATTCTCAAACGTCAATCGGTTAGTTTGAGTGAAACTATTTCTTACTTCAAGTTGCAGGGACATCTTGAAGATGAAAATGAAGAAGAAAACAATGAATGA
- a CDS encoding MCP four helix bundle domain-containing protein: MNFIKRYKRKLHSLSIAKKLKLGFSVLVFLTLLLGVINVVQMFSLAGLTEKLYKHPYTVGRSIRDAKINIIAINRSMKDVALAQNNKEVEDAVQKINTYEKEAFLAFDIVLERFLGDKTEIEETKKLFASWKPIRDDIIELSKKGKRKEAANKVKVQGTKFVGELTIRIDKVISFAKNKGDTFYSNAQTTKIVIIMITIILIIIITLTSLKVSSLISDSIMSPLSLLLQTINNVEKKGDFSSQVRNIGVDEIGKVGQALNNMLKVFRKMSEDIEHLLDSAKAGTLSVRANEEEYTGDFRKIIEGINSTLDSIVFPINESIKSINALAKGNLDRKIEGEFNGSFRELQTSINTTIDQLSGTIQTISKSSKDLYEYSNKLNSVASALSSGSTEQAASVEESSASMEEITATIVQNSENAKVTNRLSSNVSKRAEEGGKAVTNTLEAMKSIVKKIQVIEEIASQTNLLAVNASIEAARAADHGLGFSVVATEVRRLAESSKLAAREIVELAAASLEVAETAGNLINAIIPDIQKTADLIQEISSASEEQKAGMEQINAAMNQLSNVTTSNSEEAEKVSSTSEILQEQAQKLQEVISFFKINRL; this comes from the coding sequence ATGAATTTCATAAAAAGATACAAACGTAAATTGCATTCCCTGAGTATAGCAAAAAAACTTAAATTAGGTTTTAGTGTATTAGTTTTTTTAACTTTATTGCTTGGAGTAATAAATGTTGTGCAAATGTTTAGCCTTGCAGGCTTAACCGAAAAATTGTATAAACATCCTTATACTGTAGGTAGATCCATTCGAGATGCAAAAATCAACATAATAGCGATCAATCGTTCCATGAAAGATGTTGCTCTGGCACAAAACAATAAAGAAGTAGAAGATGCCGTTCAGAAAATAAATACTTATGAAAAAGAAGCTTTTTTAGCTTTTGATATTGTGCTTGAAAGGTTTTTAGGTGATAAAACAGAGATAGAGGAAACAAAGAAATTATTTGCTTCCTGGAAACCTATACGAGATGATATCATCGAGCTTTCCAAAAAAGGTAAAAGAAAAGAAGCCGCCAATAAAGTTAAGGTCCAGGGAACAAAATTCGTTGGGGAACTTACTATTAGAATTGATAAAGTAATCAGTTTTGCGAAAAATAAAGGTGACACGTTTTATTCGAACGCTCAAACTACTAAGATAGTTATTATTATGATAACGATTATTTTAATCATTATCATTACCCTGACTTCCCTCAAAGTTAGTTCCCTGATATCCGATTCTATCATGTCCCCCTTATCCCTTCTGCTTCAAACCATTAATAATGTAGAAAAGAAAGGTGATTTCTCTTCACAGGTAAGAAATATTGGAGTCGATGAGATAGGAAAAGTAGGACAGGCCTTAAATAATATGCTTAAGGTTTTCCGAAAAATGAGTGAAGACATTGAACATCTCCTGGATTCTGCAAAAGCAGGAACTCTTTCCGTTCGAGCTAATGAAGAAGAATACACCGGTGATTTTCGCAAAATTATTGAAGGAATTAACTCTACCTTAGATAGCATCGTATTCCCTATCAACGAATCTATAAAGTCTATTAATGCATTAGCCAAAGGAAATCTTGATAGAAAAATTGAAGGTGAATTCAATGGTTCTTTTAGAGAACTTCAAACTTCCATAAATACCACTATCGATCAACTTTCTGGAACTATACAGACCATCAGCAAAAGTTCGAAAGATTTATACGAATACTCTAACAAATTAAATAGCGTTGCAAGTGCTTTAAGCTCAGGCTCAACCGAACAGGCAGCCAGTGTCGAAGAATCTTCTGCATCTATGGAAGAAATTACAGCTACAATTGTTCAAAACAGTGAGAATGCAAAAGTAACAAATAGATTGTCTTCTAATGTTTCCAAAAGGGCTGAAGAAGGTGGAAAAGCAGTAACCAACACCCTTGAGGCAATGAAATCCATAGTAAAAAAAATCCAGGTTATCGAAGAAATTGCTTCGCAAACAAATCTTCTGGCTGTAAATGCCTCTATTGAAGCTGCCAGAGCAGCTGATCACGGATTGGGTTTTTCGGTTGTAGCTACCGAAGTCAGAAGGCTTGCAGAAAGTAGTAAATTAGCAGCCCGTGAAATTGTAGAATTAGCTGCAGCGAGTTTGGAGGTAGCAGAAACAGCCGGAAATCTGATAAATGCAATTATTCCGGACATACAAAAAACTGCTGATTTAATACAGGAGATATCCTCAGCTTCTGAAGAACAAAAAGCAGGGATGGAACAAATTAATGCTGCTATGAATCAATTAAGTAACGTAACTACAAGTAACTCGGAAGAGGCAGAGAAAGTATCATCAACATCGGAAATTTTACAGGAACAAGCACAAAAGTTACAAGAAGTAATCTCATTTTTTAAGATCAATCGATTATGA
- a CDS encoding chemotaxis protein CheA, whose amino-acid sequence MLPDYEKLIADFVVEAEELLNTAETAILDLENNYEPEKVHLVFRAIHTLKGNSGMFDFQNVKELSHRSENLLDLIRSEKISLNKDIIDLLLKTIDKLKVIFNNIKQEKNFDVSELVHELEAIINQQLLPNTPSEPKIVDIEDNDINSNSDYYSNYIEIAKDRNLNLFHVELNLTEQIGIGLIDFISALQSLDENILQKKVISESLKPIEEGKDYYCLYSILLLSNKDPINLLAEKGIKASFIEIIHKTESFEIAKEQDTNQEKPLNKVTQNAFDAFTNLQKENSQESYLKVKIHLLDDLINLVGETIITRNQLLQRAAIINDSEGSVILSRMSQLITQLHEKIMRTRLQELNTVYQRITRIVRDTAKNLDKKVSLDLDGGEVELDKTMIDTILDALVHILRNSIDHGIESPEERLQKGKKETGIIAISASLQSGNVRLEIEDDGRGLNLAKIKESSVKKGLISREEADKLTKEEIEELIFMPGISTKSKVTETSGRGVGMDVVRSSFKNIGGTVHLKSEEGKGVKITAVIPQTVSVISCLLISVMEKKYALFQKYISELIKFDPSLYTTVNGHSMYRLRDKLLPIVHLGNLLYPDRESKSQPSYIVVVKSDNYFFGLLFDEMLGTEEIVIKPLGEHFSDLKLFSGATIMGDGEAVLILDVPGMADFYGMQSSMQDKEKKEELREELKVKSGYLLFESSGQYFATLSSSVVVIEKIKSNSIETLSGIDIIQYKNDIVPVIRLEDIYNIQQKELETNELYVIITSIGKRNIGIIIHRIIDVIGDINYIESSGSFEGVAIIGEALIDGHTTLVIDSVDLLSKLNKERFHYIGKIFA is encoded by the coding sequence ATGTTACCTGATTATGAAAAATTAATAGCTGATTTTGTAGTCGAAGCTGAAGAGCTTTTAAATACAGCCGAGACCGCCATTCTGGATCTGGAAAACAATTATGAACCCGAAAAAGTTCACCTTGTATTTCGGGCCATACACACACTAAAGGGCAATTCTGGAATGTTTGATTTTCAAAATGTAAAAGAATTATCCCACCGTTCGGAAAATTTACTGGATCTAATACGCTCCGAAAAAATAAGCCTGAACAAAGATATTATTGATTTATTATTAAAAACCATTGATAAACTTAAAGTTATTTTTAATAATATCAAGCAAGAAAAGAATTTCGATGTTTCAGAGTTAGTCCATGAACTCGAAGCAATAATCAATCAGCAACTCTTACCGAATACTCCCTCTGAACCAAAAATTGTAGATATAGAAGACAATGATATAAATTCTAATTCAGATTATTATTCAAATTATATAGAGATTGCAAAAGACAGAAACCTGAATCTATTTCACGTTGAACTAAATCTTACCGAACAAATAGGAATCGGTCTAATAGACTTTATTTCCGCTCTCCAAAGCCTTGATGAAAATATCTTACAAAAGAAAGTTATATCTGAAAGTCTAAAGCCTATTGAAGAAGGGAAAGATTATTATTGTTTATATTCTATATTGCTTTTGTCTAATAAAGACCCCATTAATCTACTTGCAGAAAAAGGAATCAAAGCTTCTTTTATTGAAATTATTCATAAAACAGAATCTTTTGAAATCGCAAAAGAGCAGGACACAAATCAGGAAAAACCTTTAAATAAAGTAACACAGAATGCATTCGATGCTTTTACGAATCTTCAAAAAGAAAATTCGCAAGAGTCTTATTTAAAAGTAAAAATCCATCTCTTAGATGATTTAATTAATCTTGTAGGAGAAACCATTATTACCCGCAATCAACTTTTGCAAAGAGCTGCGATTATAAATGACTCAGAAGGAAGTGTGATTCTTTCGAGGATGAGCCAACTCATCACCCAACTTCATGAGAAAATCATGAGAACCAGGTTGCAGGAATTAAACACTGTCTATCAGAGAATTACCCGAATAGTTCGCGATACCGCTAAAAATCTGGATAAGAAAGTAAGTCTGGATCTGGATGGTGGAGAAGTCGAATTAGATAAAACCATGATTGATACCATTCTGGATGCACTTGTCCACATTTTGCGTAACTCTATCGATCACGGAATAGAAAGTCCGGAAGAGAGATTACAAAAAGGCAAAAAAGAAACCGGAATTATTGCCATTTCAGCATCCCTACAAAGTGGCAATGTTCGACTCGAAATTGAAGACGATGGTAGAGGCCTGAACCTTGCAAAAATAAAAGAATCCTCTGTCAAGAAAGGTCTTATCTCCAGGGAAGAAGCAGATAAGCTCACAAAAGAAGAAATTGAAGAGCTTATATTTATGCCGGGTATCAGCACTAAAAGCAAAGTTACAGAAACCTCCGGTCGCGGAGTGGGAATGGATGTAGTACGAAGTAGTTTTAAAAATATTGGAGGAACCGTCCATTTAAAAAGTGAAGAAGGTAAAGGTGTTAAGATTACAGCGGTGATTCCCCAGACAGTTTCTGTGATTTCCTGTTTGCTCATCTCTGTAATGGAAAAGAAATATGCACTATTTCAAAAATATATCTCTGAACTTATTAAATTCGATCCATCGCTTTACACAACTGTCAATGGACACAGTATGTATCGCTTAAGAGATAAACTCTTACCAATCGTACATTTAGGAAACCTGTTATATCCGGATAGAGAAAGCAAATCTCAACCAAGTTACATTGTTGTTGTAAAATCAGATAATTACTTTTTTGGACTTCTTTTTGATGAAATGCTCGGAACAGAAGAAATTGTAATTAAACCACTGGGAGAACACTTTAGCGATTTAAAACTGTTTTCAGGTGCTACCATTATGGGAGATGGTGAAGCTGTGCTAATTCTTGATGTTCCCGGAATGGCTGATTTCTACGGTATGCAAAGCAGTATGCAGGATAAAGAAAAGAAAGAAGAACTCAGGGAAGAACTCAAAGTTAAAAGCGGTTATTTATTATTTGAGAGTTCAGGTCAATACTTTGCTACTCTCTCTTCATCAGTTGTGGTTATTGAAAAAATCAAATCTAATAGTATCGAAACCTTATCCGGTATTGATATTATCCAATACAAAAATGACATTGTTCCTGTTATACGATTGGAAGATATTTACAATATACAACAGAAAGAATTAGAAACCAACGAACTGTATGTCATCATAACCTCTATAGGCAAACGAAATATTGGCATCATTATTCATAGGATTATTGATGTTATAGGAGATATAAATTATATTGAATCTTCCGGAAGTTTTGAAGGAGTTGCTATCATTGGAGAAGCCCTTATCGATGGCCATACGACTCTTGTTATTGATTCGGTAGATCTTCTTTCAAAACTCAACAAAGAAAGATTTCATTATATAGGGAAAATTTTCGCATAA
- a CDS encoding chemotaxis protein CheW, whose protein sequence is MEAKNDKLQILTWVIDGQLYGADIRFCFEVQNSIQIVDVPHSKEYIAGIVNLRGDVVTVLDLLVLMGQKEKAFNGRSVIIRLKMNEKQVAIKAESISEVIEISHSSLEPASQHLSGKELNYIPHIAYTNLGLILLLNVEELFIVK, encoded by the coding sequence GTGGAAGCAAAAAATGATAAACTACAAATTTTAACCTGGGTTATCGATGGCCAGTTATACGGTGCTGATATTCGTTTTTGTTTTGAAGTACAAAATTCAATCCAAATAGTAGATGTTCCCCATTCTAAAGAGTATATTGCCGGAATTGTAAACCTCAGAGGAGATGTTGTAACCGTTTTGGATCTCCTTGTTTTAATGGGACAAAAAGAAAAAGCTTTCAATGGACGATCTGTTATTATTCGTTTGAAAATGAATGAAAAACAGGTAGCCATCAAAGCGGAGAGCATATCTGAAGTTATAGAAATTTCGCACTCAAGCCTCGAACCGGCAAGCCAACATTTAAGTGGAAAGGAACTAAATTACATTCCTCATATCGCTTACACAAATTTAGGCTTGATATTATTGCTTAATGTGGAAGAGCTATTTATTGTAAAATAA
- a CDS encoding response regulator: MEKKKVLFVDDSGTMRTIVAQTLEMAEFTVLKAGDGKEGLSCFTAQKPDIVITDVNMPEMDGITFIKELRKLDPEIPILVLTTESKDSLKDEAFSSGANGWIVKPFRPAQIISMIKDILD; this comes from the coding sequence ATGGAAAAGAAAAAAGTGTTATTTGTGGATGATTCGGGAACAATGAGGACAATAGTTGCTCAAACCCTTGAAATGGCGGAATTTACCGTACTCAAAGCCGGAGATGGAAAAGAAGGACTTTCCTGTTTTACAGCACAAAAACCGGATATAGTCATAACCGATGTTAATATGCCGGAAATGGATGGCATCACTTTTATTAAGGAACTCAGAAAATTAGATCCGGAGATTCCTATCCTTGTGCTTACCACTGAATCCAAAGATTCTCTAAAGGATGAGGCATTTTCTAGCGGTGCTAATGGCTGGATAGTAAAACCTTTTCGACCAGCACAAATTATTTCAATGATAAAGGATATCCTGGACTGA
- a CDS encoding flagellar basal body L-ring protein FlgH has protein sequence MRLKQFLFLTFFLSLFSGVLTQSIFTDTNPYSSGQNVPVGTPIKVLITDNIKAEYFFESQRDENHSIKSTPDKKYVPEIKGFYSDRSVVQKDNGLTKSKNKFIGSLSVLVTARDPKTGVLNIAGNKISQFDNQIYEIRLSGLIAPDDLKNHRSIESDSIANLKIELISNPTKRNLQDPDIKMKTYPGRNGETIPRAELSESEKQQIILQYMKRMLGESK, from the coding sequence ATGCGACTAAAGCAATTTTTATTCCTTACATTCTTTCTATCCCTGTTTTCAGGTGTCCTGACACAATCAATCTTTACAGATACCAACCCTTATTCCAGCGGACAAAATGTTCCTGTTGGAACTCCGATAAAAGTCCTTATTACAGATAATATTAAGGCTGAGTATTTTTTTGAATCCCAGAGAGACGAAAACCATTCCATAAAGAGCACGCCCGATAAAAAATACGTGCCTGAAATAAAAGGTTTTTATTCCGATAGAAGCGTGGTTCAAAAAGATAATGGCCTCACCAAATCCAAAAATAAGTTTATTGGTAGCCTTTCCGTTCTGGTCACGGCCAGAGACCCCAAAACCGGGGTGTTAAACATAGCAGGAAATAAGATAAGTCAATTTGATAACCAGATTTATGAAATTCGTCTTTCCGGTTTAATCGCCCCTGACGATTTAAAGAATCATAGATCTATTGAATCAGACTCTATTGCGAATCTAAAAATTGAACTCATATCAAATCCAACGAAAAGAAATCTTCAGGATCCAGATATTAAAATGAAAACCTATCCAGGAAGAAATGGTGAGACAATTCCCAGGGCAGAGCTTTCTGAATCCGAAAAGCAACAGATTATTTTACAATATATGAAGCGAATGCTGGGAGAAAGTAAATGA